The nucleotide sequence GCGAATGCGACAACAACGCAACGATCTGGAACCGCGAGCGGACCGTCGTACCGAACGACTTCATCGTCGAGCTGAGCACGCCCGACTACGAGCGCCTCAGCCCGTACTCCGGCCAGCTCGGCGACGAACTGGCCGGTCTGGTGCGCGACTACGCGAAGCAGCAGCGCTACACCTTCATGGGCACGATCAAGGTCAATCTGGAGAAGGCCGACGACCTCGACACCGGGCTCTACCGGGTGCGCAGCCGCACCCTCGCATCGAGCACGTCGCAGGCAGGACCCGGCGGCGGCCCCGGCGGCCCCGCTGCTCCGCAGGCCGGTGCTCCCGGCGGTTACGGCTATCCGCCCAGCGCCGTGCCGTCCGCTCCGCCCATGCCGGCGGCCCCGCCGCCCGGCGCCCGCCACCAGCCGCCCGCGGCCGGCCGGCAGGCGCCGCCACAGGCGCCGAGCGCGCTGCCGAACAACCAGGTCCGGCGGTGGATCGAGATCAACGGCAACCGCCATCAGATCTCCCGTCCGACCCTGGTGCTCGGCCGCAGCACCGACGCCGACGTGCGGATCGACGACCCCGGCGTATCGCGCCGGCACTGCGAGATCCGGGCCGGAACGCCCTCGACCATCCAGGATCTCGGGTCCACCAACGGCATCGTGGTAGACGGACAGCACACCACCCGCGCTACGCTCCGCGACGGCTCCCGGATCGTCGTGGGCCAAACCACCATCGTTTATCGGCAAGCCGAAGGGTGAAGCGGGGGCAATGTCAGAGCTGACCCTGACGGTCATGCGGCTAGGTTTCCTGGCCGTCTTGTGGCTGTTCGTGATCGTGGCCGTGCAGGTCATCCGCAGCGACCTGTTCGGAACGCGCGTCACGCAGCGCGGCTCACGCCGCAACAGCGACGCCAGACCGCAACAGGCCCGCCAGAACGCGGCTCCGCCGCAACAGCGCCAGCAGCAGGGGGGAAACAGGCAGCGCCGGGGAGCGCCGAGCAAGCTGGTCGTCTCCGAGGGCATCCTCACCGG is from Streptomyces sp. NBC_00370 and encodes:
- a CDS encoding DUF3662 and FHA domain-containing protein, which codes for MGVLKKFEQRLEGLVNGTFAKVFKSEVQPVEIAGALQRECDNNATIWNRERTVVPNDFIVELSTPDYERLSPYSGQLGDELAGLVRDYAKQQRYTFMGTIKVNLEKADDLDTGLYRVRSRTLASSTSQAGPGGGPGGPAAPQAGAPGGYGYPPSAVPSAPPMPAAPPPGARHQPPAAGRQAPPQAPSALPNNQVRRWIEINGNRHQISRPTLVLGRSTDADVRIDDPGVSRRHCEIRAGTPSTIQDLGSTNGIVVDGQHTTRATLRDGSRIVVGQTTIVYRQAEG
- a CDS encoding FHA domain-containing protein FhaB/FipA yields the protein MSELTLTVMRLGFLAVLWLFVIVAVQVIRSDLFGTRVTQRGSRRNSDARPQQARQNAAPPQQRQQQGGNRQRRGAPSKLVVSEGILTGTTVALQGQTITLGRAHDSTIVLDDDYASSRHARIYPDRDGQWIVEDLGSTNGTYLDRTRLTTPTPIPLGAPIRIGKTVIELRK